A stretch of Kaistella flava (ex Peng et al. 2021) DNA encodes these proteins:
- the tsaD gene encoding tRNA (adenosine(37)-N6)-threonylcarbamoyltransferase complex transferase subunit TsaD, which produces MSDSIILGIESSCDDTSAAVLKGNKILSNIAANQEIHNEYGGVVPELASRAHQQNIIPVVEKAVNKANIHKKDISAIGFTRGPGLLGSLLVGTSFAKSLAMSLDVPLIEVNHLQAHILAHFIDDANPQPPKFPFLCLTVSGGHTMIVLVKDYFDMEIIGKTIDDAAGEAFDKIGKIFGLDYPAGPIIDKLAKNTVENSFKFNKPRIENYNYSFSGIKTSVLYFIQKEVRKNPDFIKENLNDLCASVQHTLVEILMDKLEKAAKELDIKEVAIAGGVSANSGLRKAMQDNAEKLGWNIYIPKFEYTTDNAAMIAMVAKLKFDRGEFTDLSISATARYDIEENFKKDVKIID; this is translated from the coding sequence ATGAGTGACTCAATAATTTTAGGGATTGAATCTTCTTGCGACGACACTTCTGCTGCCGTTCTCAAAGGTAATAAAATCCTCTCCAACATTGCTGCTAATCAAGAAATCCACAATGAATATGGTGGTGTGGTTCCAGAATTAGCGTCCCGTGCGCACCAACAAAATATCATCCCGGTTGTTGAAAAAGCAGTCAATAAAGCAAATATACATAAAAAAGATATTTCTGCGATTGGTTTTACAAGAGGTCCTGGACTTTTAGGATCATTATTGGTCGGAACTTCTTTTGCTAAATCTTTGGCAATGAGTTTAGATGTTCCACTAATTGAAGTGAATCATCTGCAAGCGCATATTCTCGCACATTTTATCGACGATGCCAATCCACAACCTCCGAAATTTCCATTTTTATGTTTAACCGTTTCTGGTGGTCATACGATGATTGTTTTGGTGAAAGATTATTTTGATATGGAAATTATCGGAAAAACCATCGATGATGCTGCTGGTGAAGCTTTTGATAAAATCGGTAAGATTTTCGGCTTAGATTATCCTGCCGGCCCAATCATTGATAAATTAGCAAAAAATACCGTAGAAAATTCTTTTAAATTCAATAAACCACGAATAGAAAACTACAATTATTCTTTTAGTGGAATTAAAACTTCGGTGCTTTATTTTATCCAAAAAGAAGTTCGGAAGAATCCAGATTTCATTAAAGAGAACTTAAATGATTTGTGTGCTTCGGTTCAACATACGCTTGTTGAAATTTTAATGGATAAATTAGAAAAAGCAGCTAAAGAATTAGATATCAAAGAAGTGGCAATTGCCGGTGGCGTTTCTGCCAATTCAGGTTTACGAAAAGCAATGCAGGACAATGCAGAAAAATTAGGCTGGAATATTTACATTCCGAAATTTGAATATACAACCGATAATGCTGCAATGATTGCCATGGTAGCAAAATTAAAATTTGATCGTGGAGAATTTACCGATTTATCGATCTCTGCGACAGCGAGATATGATATTGAGGAAAATTTTAAAAAAGACGTTAAAATCATAGATTAA
- a CDS encoding RsmE family RNA methyltransferase: MKLFYGEISDNQVIINEEEQTHIVKVLRMRSGEEIFVTDGKGNLAKGNLIFEGKKVSLEVSEIKENLPNFSTQLHIAIAPTKNIDRIEFFVEKATEMGISEITLLQTEKTERKNLNIDKLRKQSIAASKQSLRFHFPIINDLTKFSDFIKEVNPENTFVAHCNENLERIDLKDIQPQEKITFLIGPEGDFSDKEIQLLAEKGVKAVSLGSQRLRTETAGVFVAAWNYGLMC; encoded by the coding sequence ATGAAACTATTTTACGGAGAAATATCCGACAATCAAGTAATCATCAATGAAGAGGAGCAAACTCATATCGTAAAAGTATTACGAATGAGGTCCGGCGAAGAAATTTTCGTCACTGATGGAAAAGGAAATTTAGCAAAAGGAAATCTGATATTTGAAGGTAAAAAAGTTTCACTGGAAGTTTCAGAAATCAAAGAAAATCTTCCGAATTTTTCAACGCAACTTCATATTGCCATTGCACCAACTAAGAATATTGACCGCATTGAATTCTTTGTAGAAAAGGCAACCGAAATGGGAATTTCAGAAATCACTTTATTACAAACAGAAAAGACAGAGCGTAAGAATTTAAATATTGATAAACTTCGAAAACAAAGTATTGCTGCTTCAAAGCAAAGTTTGCGTTTTCATTTCCCTATCATTAATGACCTTACCAAATTTTCTGATTTTATTAAAGAAGTTAATCCTGAAAACACTTTTGTTGCACACTGTAATGAAAATTTAGAGCGTATTGATTTAAAAGACATTCAACCCCAAGAAAAAATTACTTTTTTAATCGGTCCTGAAGGTGATTTTTCGGATAAAGAAATTCAGCTTTTAGCAGAAAAAGGAGTTAAAGCAGTTTCGCTTGGAAGTCAGAGATTGCGTACAGAAACCGCCGGCGTTTTCGTTGCAGCTTGGAATTATGGACTGATGTGTTGA
- a CDS encoding TrmH family RNA methyltransferase has product MNNQKTFEYLQQFLTDERLQKINHFAPESSDFVLPVIEDVFQFRNAAAIVRSVEACGFHKIVAMESENEFNPNLRVTKGAETWVDVERMPHSLDSIKEIKNRGYKIIAVSPEKNATLLPDFQTTEPVALVFGTEAAGVTDEILDFADETLAIPMYGFTRSFNVSVAAAICVYELKQKLIKSNIDYLLSEEKLWEMKVRWSVNSIKSGEQILAKYLRDLTNK; this is encoded by the coding sequence ATGAATAATCAGAAAACCTTCGAATATCTCCAGCAATTTCTTACCGACGAAAGACTGCAGAAAATCAATCATTTTGCACCCGAAAGTTCCGATTTTGTTTTACCGGTTATCGAAGATGTTTTTCAGTTCCGAAATGCTGCGGCGATTGTTCGTTCCGTAGAAGCGTGTGGATTCCACAAAATTGTGGCGATGGAAAGTGAGAATGAATTCAATCCAAATCTTCGCGTAACCAAAGGCGCAGAAACGTGGGTTGATGTGGAAAGAATGCCACACAGTTTAGATTCTATTAAAGAAATCAAAAACCGCGGTTATAAAATCATTGCGGTTTCACCCGAAAAAAACGCAACACTTCTTCCTGATTTTCAAACCACAGAACCTGTCGCTTTAGTTTTTGGAACTGAAGCTGCCGGAGTTACAGATGAAATTTTAGATTTCGCAGATGAAACTTTAGCCATTCCAATGTATGGATTTACAAGAAGTTTTAATGTTTCGGTCGCTGCGGCAATTTGTGTTTATGAACTCAAGCAGAAACTCATCAAATCAAATATAGATTATCTTTTGTCCGAAGAAAAACTGTGGGAAATGAAAGTTCGCTGGTCCGTAAATTCAATTAAAAGCGGCGAACAGATTTTAGCTAAATATTTGCGAGATCTTACTAATAAATAG
- a CDS encoding asparaginase yields MKRKVLLIYTGGTIGMEKDYETGSLMAFDFGNIFQKIPEMKLIECEVEVYPFRKPLDSSDMGPKEWKMIANHIGKNYENYDGFLILHGTDTMSYSASALSFMLKNLRKPVILTGSQLPIGDLRTDAKENLLTSLYYASLYDQDEAVIQEVAVYFEYKLLRGNRTLKYSAEFFDAYQTPNYPVLGQSGVHLNIEKDFLWRSKSNKPFTVDTHISQDVLFWRIFPGMHLNHFTEIPQVKVLVLQVFGSGTIFNTEKTKKILQSLRNNGTEIVVISQCVSGSISFGKYTNSNIFREIGAISGNDITAESAITKAMHLLDNPNYSGSFAENYVKSLCGEVSEN; encoded by the coding sequence ATGAAAAGAAAAGTGCTCCTGATTTATACCGGCGGGACGATCGGCATGGAAAAAGATTACGAAACCGGCAGTTTGATGGCCTTCGATTTTGGAAATATTTTTCAGAAGATTCCCGAGATGAAGTTGATTGAATGTGAAGTTGAAGTTTACCCGTTTCGGAAACCTTTGGATTCATCGGATATGGGACCGAAAGAATGGAAAATGATTGCCAATCATATCGGTAAAAATTACGAAAACTATGACGGCTTTTTGATTCTTCATGGAACGGATACCATGTCTTATTCTGCGTCTGCCTTGAGTTTTATGTTGAAGAATTTACGGAAACCGGTTATTTTGACGGGTTCACAATTGCCGATTGGAGATTTGCGAACGGACGCGAAAGAGAATCTTTTGACGAGTTTGTATTACGCTAGTTTGTACGATCAAGATGAGGCGGTGATTCAGGAAGTTGCGGTTTATTTTGAATATAAACTCCTTCGTGGAAACCGAACTTTAAAATATTCAGCTGAGTTTTTTGACGCTTATCAAACGCCTAATTATCCGGTTTTAGGTCAATCAGGCGTTCATTTGAATATTGAAAAAGACTTTTTGTGGCGTTCGAAAAGCAACAAACCATTTACGGTAGATACGCATATTTCGCAAGATGTTTTATTTTGGCGAATTTTTCCAGGAATGCATCTGAATCACTTCACTGAAATTCCTCAGGTGAAGGTTTTGGTGTTGCAGGTTTTTGGGTCGGGAACTATTTTCAATACAGAGAAAACGAAGAAAATTTTACAATCGCTCCGAAATAATGGAACTGAAATTGTGGTAATTTCGCAATGTGTATCGGGTTCAATCAGTTTTGGGAAATATACTAATTCTAATATTTTCAGAGAAATTGGTGCGATTAGTGGAAACGATATTACGGCCGAAAGTGCGATTACGAAAGCGATGCACCTTTTAGACAATCCAAATTACAGTGGAAGTTTCGCGGAGAATTACGTTAAAAGTCTGTGCGGAGAAGTTTCTGAAAATTAA
- a CDS encoding IS3 family transposase: MIDFRVLIEQNSEISVREQCELLEINRSSFYYNAKGENPENLEAMRLMDHHIMQEPTAGVITMKLMLKEKEINMSYERVRRLMRKASIMPIYPRRMLTQKGENKYIYPYLLRNLEISKPNQVWQIDITYIPMKNGFMYMTAVIDVFSRYIVGWGISNSLDASESLKVVSEAINNHGKPDILNSDQGTQFSCKSYVEYLKKEEIKISMDGKGRCLDNIFIERFWRTLKYQHIFLNPAKDGLELYLGIQKWLQRYHNRGHQGIELKKPAEKYKLAA, from the coding sequence ATGATAGATTTTAGAGTTTTAATAGAACAGAATTCTGAAATAAGCGTTCGGGAACAGTGTGAACTTTTAGAGATCAACAGATCCAGTTTTTACTATAATGCCAAAGGCGAGAATCCTGAAAATCTGGAAGCGATGAGACTTATGGATCACCACATCATGCAGGAACCCACTGCCGGAGTGATCACAATGAAACTGATGCTGAAAGAAAAAGAAATTAACATGAGTTACGAGAGAGTTCGTCGTTTGATGCGAAAGGCTTCTATTATGCCGATTTATCCCCGCAGGATGCTCACGCAAAAAGGGGAAAATAAATATATCTATCCGTATTTATTAAGAAATTTAGAGATCAGCAAACCCAATCAAGTTTGGCAAATAGACATTACTTATATTCCTATGAAGAATGGGTTTATGTATATGACGGCAGTGATAGACGTTTTCAGCAGGTATATTGTAGGATGGGGAATCAGCAATTCGTTAGATGCTTCAGAGTCATTAAAAGTGGTTAGTGAGGCGATAAATAATCACGGCAAACCAGATATTTTAAACTCAGATCAGGGCACTCAGTTTTCCTGCAAGAGTTATGTAGAATATTTGAAAAAAGAAGAAATAAAAATATCAATGGACGGGAAAGGCAGATGTTTAGACAATATTTTCATCGAGAGGTTTTGGCGGACATTAAAATACCAGCACATTTTTTTAAATCCCGCCAAAGACGGATTAGAGCTTTATCTGGGAATACAAAAATGGTTACAAAGATACCACAACAGAGGACATCAGGGAATAGAGCTTAAAAAGCCAGCTGAAAAGTATAAATTAGCAGCATAA
- a CDS encoding transposase has product MRKTRRKFESSFKAKVVIEALKERETLQQLALKFELHPNQISVWKQEFLQNSSLIFEEKVQKEIPDTDVSELYAKIGKLEMEKEFLKKNLKRFGL; this is encoded by the coding sequence ATGAGAAAAACGAGAAGAAAATTTGAATCCAGTTTTAAAGCCAAGGTAGTAATTGAGGCTTTAAAGGAGAGGGAAACGCTTCAACAATTGGCTTTGAAGTTTGAATTGCATCCCAACCAGATCTCTGTCTGGAAACAGGAATTTTTGCAGAATTCTTCATTAATATTTGAAGAGAAAGTACAAAAAGAGATTCCAGATACGGATGTTTCGGAGCTTTATGCCAAAATTGGTAAGCTGGAAATGGAGAAGGAATTCTTAAAAAAAAACTTAAAACGCTTCGGTCTATGA
- a CDS encoding heparinase II/III family protein, producing the protein MKCSKFFLFVLSCVISLNIFGQKIPSEKVLAINDLVNYLKPEVVQELGGAKAITNAKLAQYFRDKFAERYFYDWKNNDARFKEYNTIYPNAKSAHTNNALDHMAKFGAVTPWKLPFNYQNGEPVNAYALRHLARQHKMVDIAFYYNYQNKDTEYLNYFKDQLKSLNTSLVANKYETIDDGNGVYEAFRSGYRILNWLEIHNLFLGEKDYSDFDQLLTIATLLQHASNLYKTNAEFVPGNHQTRGMSALAMVSILFRDFKDSDQWNKRAMSTIQEHLSREINKDGFQFERSVHYHISDIDNYFYVYQLSKNNNVKIDPLWESKLRSLFETLPKIAYPDKSAPVFSDDTNNPWAEKNNISGALTLGYLLFEDPEMGYFANNYVPSGIYWFLNDAQLKLLNNIKTKTPDFKSVSFPETGYYIMREGWKKDDKVMAISNGLDPFKPDHQHGDMLGIQAMANGQVILPNYQVRYSLKDYEFFKNSMVKNVALVDNELQGKGYGGNQGGSGFGKFKSLPQPKNITWNTNNNLDLYIGSHNGFENVGVKYSRQVIYLRNDFWIVKDNFSSSAPHTYKQVWQGHYSLENAPDLLRATFADGSGSDIYQLKSANSVISSGKDGKQWNVVSKNKQSNYSFISTIVPFKTFDQRIDKDKKNPKIKDWDINDSKWKIDGAQPISVTKENLALFFSVKNVAKDNIQLNFAEEADVFVKLETNKISIQSLSENDLKMNFINLNTKKSIIFKPGEQIEFEIK; encoded by the coding sequence ATGAAGTGTTCAAAATTTTTTCTCTTTGTCCTTAGTTGTGTAATTTCACTTAATATTTTTGGACAAAAAATCCCTTCTGAAAAAGTTCTTGCAATCAATGATTTAGTAAATTATTTAAAACCGGAAGTCGTTCAGGAATTAGGTGGTGCAAAAGCCATTACCAATGCCAAATTAGCGCAGTATTTTAGAGATAAATTCGCTGAACGTTATTTCTATGATTGGAAAAACAATGATGCGCGATTCAAAGAATACAATACTATTTATCCAAATGCTAAAAGCGCTCACACCAACAATGCTTTAGATCACATGGCAAAATTCGGTGCCGTTACACCGTGGAAACTTCCCTTTAATTATCAAAACGGAGAACCAGTTAATGCGTATGCTTTGCGTCATTTGGCACGCCAACACAAAATGGTAGATATTGCTTTTTATTATAATTATCAAAATAAAGATACAGAATATCTTAACTATTTTAAGGACCAGTTAAAATCATTAAACACCTCATTGGTTGCAAACAAATATGAAACTATTGATGATGGTAATGGAGTTTATGAAGCATTTCGTTCCGGTTATCGGATACTCAATTGGTTGGAAATTCACAATTTATTTTTGGGAGAAAAAGATTATTCAGACTTTGATCAATTGTTAACGATTGCCACTTTGCTACAACACGCATCAAATTTGTATAAAACCAATGCTGAATTTGTACCGGGAAATCATCAAACCAGAGGAATGTCGGCGTTGGCGATGGTTTCTATTTTGTTCCGGGATTTTAAAGATTCAGATCAGTGGAATAAACGTGCAATGAGTACAATACAGGAACATTTATCTAGAGAAATTAATAAAGATGGCTTTCAATTTGAGCGTTCTGTGCATTATCATATAAGTGATATCGACAATTATTTCTATGTCTATCAACTTTCTAAAAATAATAATGTTAAAATTGATCCTCTTTGGGAATCAAAATTAAGATCTTTGTTTGAAACTTTACCTAAAATCGCATATCCAGATAAATCAGCGCCAGTATTTTCAGATGATACCAATAATCCTTGGGCTGAAAAAAATAATATTTCGGGTGCTTTAACTTTAGGTTATTTGCTTTTTGAAGATCCGGAAATGGGTTATTTTGCCAATAATTATGTTCCATCAGGCATATATTGGTTTTTAAATGATGCCCAACTTAAACTGCTTAATAATATAAAAACGAAAACTCCGGATTTCAAATCGGTTTCTTTCCCCGAAACCGGCTATTACATTATGCGCGAAGGTTGGAAAAAAGACGATAAAGTAATGGCTATTTCCAATGGACTTGATCCGTTCAAACCTGATCATCAGCACGGTGATATGTTGGGCATCCAAGCGATGGCGAACGGACAGGTTATTTTACCTAATTATCAAGTACGTTATTCGCTAAAAGATTATGAATTTTTCAAAAATTCTATGGTCAAAAATGTGGCTTTGGTAGATAATGAATTACAAGGAAAAGGATATGGAGGAAATCAAGGCGGAAGTGGTTTTGGGAAATTCAAATCCTTACCACAACCTAAAAACATTACATGGAATACAAACAATAATTTAGACTTGTATATCGGTAGCCACAACGGTTTCGAAAACGTGGGCGTTAAATACTCTCGACAAGTCATTTATTTAAGAAACGATTTTTGGATTGTAAAAGACAATTTCAGTTCGAGTGCGCCACACACCTACAAACAGGTTTGGCAAGGACACTATAGTTTAGAGAATGCGCCCGATTTATTACGTGCCACTTTTGCAGATGGTTCCGGAAGTGATATTTACCAATTGAAATCTGCGAATTCCGTTATTTCTTCAGGCAAGGACGGAAAACAATGGAATGTGGTTTCTAAAAATAAACAATCCAATTATAGTTTTATTTCTACTATTGTTCCATTTAAAACTTTTGATCAACGCATAGACAAAGACAAAAAAAATCCGAAAATAAAAGATTGGGATATCAATGATTCCAAATGGAAAATTGACGGAGCACAGCCAATTTCAGTAACTAAAGAGAATCTTGCCCTCTTCTTTTCAGTGAAAAATGTGGCAAAAGATAATATTCAATTGAATTTTGCAGAAGAAGCCGATGTTTTTGTAAAACTGGAAACAAACAAAATAAGCATTCAATCGTTAAGCGAAAATGATTTAAAAATGAATTTTATAAATTTGAATACTAAGAAATCAATCATCTTTAAACCTGGCGAACAGATTGAGTTTGAAATTAAATAG
- a CDS encoding chondroitinase-B domain-containing protein, with translation MKKIISILSLLILIFSTNQLAFANTVISTRNIKVNNIKELNSAIKNSTAGDNIILVNGIWKDVQIKFYGNGTKENPITLRAETPGKVFIEGASDLKFGGNYLVVRDLHFRNGHTPSKAVVQFKINNDSIANNCKFTQCVIDEFTQPDRDVSDHWIEFWGRHNELSSCYITGKSNFGPTVRVLLDGNENVYNYHQIVNNYFGPRPRKGGPHGETIQIGDSETSMTPSYTKVYKNLFEHCNGEVEVISNKSNFNEYRNNVFFESEGSLVIRHGNYNIVDSNVFIGNDNSDQIGGIRVVNTGHWITNNYFYKINGEMFRSAISIMNGIPKSSLNRYNQVTDVVVAYNSFIDSKSPWQLSVGSNVSQSGVLPKSEIRSARPERVLFANNLIYNELPEMNPIVNFDKVDGVTFKNNFINNENKSEVKPAGLITKDFGVTKVSDDLFTLKENNTDLYHGFDFENITKDLFGNSRTATNNSVGAIVNPIKGNPILVDRSNYGTNWYEVNKPKAPANIISVSTSEELIKKLDKANSGDIILLKSGTYKLSSSLAINKEITIASSNKKSKAKLVFSSKKTAFEMQPKGNLILKDVILTGNKTQNAFTTLDKLMSKAYDISIENSEISNFKSVLEVSKGSFADNISVVNSKISDCENGFMLNKEKNDGGDYNAEFVTFTNSKFANIPGVVLDYYRGGYDESTIGGNLKMEGNTFTNCGKAQPENILIKNTGIVYVTIANNIFKNNPVKTIAILWGEKGQKPGKNTIENSGEFKVVQNLEMKLMY, from the coding sequence ATGAAAAAGATCATTTCTATTTTAAGTTTACTGATTTTAATATTTTCTACCAATCAGTTGGCTTTTGCAAATACCGTTATTAGTACAAGAAATATTAAAGTAAATAACATAAAGGAGCTGAACAGCGCCATAAAAAATTCAACTGCGGGTGATAATATTATTTTAGTAAATGGCATCTGGAAAGATGTTCAAATTAAATTTTATGGCAATGGTACCAAAGAAAATCCAATTACTTTAAGAGCCGAAACACCTGGAAAAGTATTTATTGAAGGTGCTTCTGATTTAAAATTTGGAGGAAACTATTTAGTAGTGCGAGATTTGCACTTCAGAAACGGTCATACGCCTTCAAAGGCAGTTGTCCAGTTCAAAATTAACAATGATTCTATTGCCAACAATTGCAAGTTCACACAATGTGTAATCGACGAATTTACCCAACCGGACAGAGATGTAAGCGACCATTGGATTGAATTTTGGGGAAGACATAACGAACTGAGTAGTTGTTATATTACTGGAAAATCTAATTTTGGTCCGACAGTTCGGGTTTTGCTTGATGGTAATGAGAATGTTTACAATTACCACCAAATAGTTAATAATTATTTTGGTCCACGTCCGCGGAAAGGTGGTCCACATGGAGAAACAATTCAAATTGGCGATAGTGAAACCTCTATGACACCTTCTTACACTAAAGTGTACAAAAATTTATTCGAACATTGCAACGGAGAAGTAGAAGTAATTTCAAATAAATCTAACTTCAATGAATACAGAAATAATGTGTTCTTTGAATCAGAAGGTTCATTGGTAATAAGACATGGAAATTATAATATAGTAGATAGTAACGTTTTTATAGGAAATGACAATTCCGATCAGATTGGAGGAATTCGAGTTGTGAACACCGGACACTGGATCACGAACAACTATTTTTATAAAATAAATGGCGAAATGTTCCGTAGCGCCATTTCCATAATGAACGGAATTCCTAAATCATCTTTAAATAGATACAATCAAGTGACTGATGTAGTGGTTGCATACAATTCTTTTATAGACAGCAAATCACCGTGGCAATTGAGCGTTGGTTCAAACGTTAGTCAAAGTGGAGTTTTGCCGAAATCTGAAATTCGTTCTGCCCGACCTGAGCGAGTACTCTTTGCTAATAATTTAATTTACAACGAATTACCAGAAATGAATCCTATTGTAAATTTTGATAAAGTGGATGGTGTAACATTTAAAAATAACTTTATCAATAATGAAAACAAAAGCGAAGTAAAACCTGCAGGTTTAATTACTAAAGATTTTGGAGTCACCAAAGTATCTGATGATTTGTTTACTTTAAAAGAAAATAACACTGATTTATATCATGGTTTTGATTTTGAAAATATTACCAAAGACCTTTTTGGAAATAGCAGAACTGCTACTAATAACAGCGTAGGCGCAATCGTAAATCCGATAAAAGGAAATCCTATATTAGTTGACAGAAGTAATTACGGAACAAATTGGTACGAAGTTAATAAACCAAAAGCTCCAGCTAATATAATTTCAGTTTCAACGTCCGAGGAATTGATAAAAAAATTAGACAAAGCCAATTCTGGCGATATTATTTTGCTAAAAAGTGGTACTTATAAATTATCTTCTTCGTTGGCTATTAACAAAGAAATTACGATTGCTTCAAGTAACAAAAAAAGTAAAGCAAAGCTTGTTTTCTCTTCGAAGAAAACTGCTTTCGAAATGCAACCTAAAGGAAATTTAATTTTAAAAGACGTTATCCTTACTGGAAATAAAACTCAAAATGCATTTACAACTTTAGATAAATTAATGAGCAAAGCCTATGATATTTCTATTGAAAATTCTGAAATATCTAATTTTAAAAGTGTTTTAGAAGTTTCTAAAGGTTCATTTGCAGATAATATTTCAGTTGTAAATTCTAAAATTAGCGATTGTGAAAATGGATTTATGCTCAACAAAGAAAAAAATGACGGCGGAGATTATAATGCCGAGTTTGTGACTTTTACTAATTCTAAATTTGCTAATATTCCAGGTGTTGTTTTAGATTACTATCGTGGTGGTTATGACGAATCAACTATTGGTGGAAATCTAAAAATGGAAGGGAATACTTTTACTAACTGTGGAAAAGCGCAGCCAGAAAACATTTTAATTAAAAACACAGGGATCGTATATGTAACTATTGCAAATAATATTTTTAAAAATAATCCTGTAAAAACAATTGCAATTTTATGGGGTGAAAAAGGACAAAAGCCAGGGAAAAATACCATTGAAAATTCAGGTGAATTTAAGGTTGTTCAGAACTTAGAAATGAAATTAATGTACTAA